A stretch of Candidatus Cloacimonadota bacterium DNA encodes these proteins:
- a CDS encoding V-type ATP synthase subunit K — translation MVALSGIGSAWGTVNGGSATVAAMKKRDDIFANCMILSAMPGTQGLYGFGAFFILKEHINPEMTMITAAAIFGAGLISGITNLVSAYFQSRIVANGIESIGNGNNVFSNTLILGVYPELYAIIAFAACFLISGMLPM, via the coding sequence ATGGTGGCCCTCTCCGGCATCGGCAGCGCCTGGGGAACGGTGAACGGCGGTTCCGCCACCGTGGCCGCGATGAAAAAACGCGACGACATCTTCGCCAACTGCATGATCCTTTCCGCCATGCCCGGAACCCAGGGCCTTTACGGCTTCGGCGCCTTTTTCATCCTGAAAGAGCACATCAACCCTGAAATGACCATGATCACCGCCGCCGCCATTTTCGGCGCCGGGCTCATCTCCGGGATCACCAACCTCGTTTCCGCCTATTTCCAGAGCCGCATCGTGGCCAACGGCATCGAAAGCATCGGCAACGGCAACAACGTGTTCTCGAACACCCTCATCCTGGGCGTGTATCCCGAGCTCTACGCCATCATCGCCTTCGCCGCCTGCTTCCTCATCAGCGGCATGCTGCCGATGTGA
- a CDS encoding V-type ATP synthase subunit B yields the protein MAGTAFHKIYTKLTQITKATCAVTATGVGNEELATVSGRLAQVVKIMGETVTLQIFSGTEGIGTDAEVVFFGHPPLLKVGEQLAGRFFNAYGDPIDGGPAIEGEAVEIGGPSVNPVRRKDPSELIATGIAGIDLNNTLVTGQKIPFFADPDQPYNQVMATVALRTKADKIILGGMGLSNDDFLYYKNTFENAGVIDKIISFVNTTDDPPVERLLVPDMALAAAEYFAIQKNESVLVLLTDLTLYCDALAIVSNRMDQIPSKDSMPGSLYSDLAKIYEKAVQFPAGGSITIIAVTTISGGDITHAIPDNTGYITEGQLYLRRDSDIGKVVIDPARSLSRLKTKVMGKRTRADHPQVMSASVRLNADATNAKTKMENGFDLSDYDQRTMDFARDYAMQILAIDVNIDTDEMLDTTWALFRKYFTREEVAIKDEFMQLHWDQG from the coding sequence ATGGCCGGTACAGCATTTCATAAGATATATACCAAGCTCACCCAGATCACCAAGGCCACCTGCGCGGTCACCGCGACCGGCGTGGGCAATGAAGAACTGGCCACCGTCAGCGGCCGCCTGGCCCAGGTGGTGAAGATCATGGGCGAGACCGTGACGCTGCAGATCTTTTCCGGCACGGAAGGGATCGGCACGGACGCCGAAGTGGTCTTCTTCGGCCACCCGCCCCTGCTGAAAGTGGGCGAACAACTGGCCGGAAGGTTTTTCAACGCCTATGGCGACCCCATCGACGGCGGCCCCGCGATCGAGGGCGAGGCAGTGGAGATCGGCGGGCCCTCGGTGAATCCAGTCCGCCGCAAGGACCCTTCGGAACTGATCGCCACCGGCATCGCCGGGATCGACCTCAACAACACCCTCGTCACCGGGCAGAAGATCCCCTTCTTCGCCGATCCGGACCAGCCCTACAACCAGGTGATGGCCACAGTCGCCCTGCGCACCAAGGCCGACAAGATCATCCTGGGCGGCATGGGCCTCTCCAACGACGATTTCCTCTATTACAAGAACACCTTTGAAAACGCCGGCGTGATCGACAAGATCATCTCCTTCGTGAACACCACCGACGATCCGCCCGTGGAGCGGCTCTTGGTGCCGGACATGGCCCTGGCGGCGGCGGAATATTTCGCCATCCAGAAGAACGAATCCGTGCTGGTGCTGCTCACCGACCTCACGCTCTATTGCGACGCCCTGGCCATCGTGAGCAACCGCATGGACCAGATCCCCTCCAAGGATTCGATGCCGGGCTCGCTCTATTCGGACCTCGCCAAGATCTATGAAAAGGCCGTGCAGTTCCCCGCCGGCGGCTCCATCACCATCATCGCCGTGACCACCATCTCCGGCGGAGACATCACCCACGCCATCCCGGACAACACCGGCTACATCACCGAAGGCCAGCTCTACCTGCGCCGCGACAGCGACATCGGCAAGGTGGTGATCGACCCCGCCAGAAGCCTTTCCCGCCTGAAAACCAAGGTGATGGGCAAACGCACCCGCGCCGACCACCCCCAGGTGATGAGCGCCTCCGTGCGCCTGAACGCCGACGCCACCAACGCCAAAACCAAGATGGAAAACGGCTTTGACCTCTCCGATTATGACCAGCGGACCATGGATTTCGCCCGCGACTATGCCATGCAGATCCTGGCCATCGACGTCAACATCGACACCGATGAGATGCTGGACACCACCTGGGCCCTCTTCCGCAAATATTTCACCCGCGAAGAAGTGGCCATCAAAGACGAATTCATGCAACTCCACTGGGACCAAGGATGA
- a CDS encoding V-type ATP synthase subunit D, translating to MKFQYNKISQLMLEKQLKVRAKALPTLKNKESALRMEVKRARDKAHELDERIRRETAELDQFMKLWAEFDPTLVQIKQVEILTRNIAGTQVPVLGRIDFELRDYDLFSAPSWYLDGIEMVKGLATLQVERDVFWRKMQILEYVRKKTTQKVNLYEKVQIPAFEDAILKIKRFLEDEENLSKAAQKILKGRTAKEAVA from the coding sequence ATGAAGTTCCAATATAACAAGATCTCGCAGCTGATGCTGGAAAAACAGCTCAAGGTGAGGGCCAAGGCCCTGCCCACGCTGAAAAACAAGGAATCCGCCCTGCGCATGGAGGTGAAACGCGCCCGCGACAAAGCCCACGAACTGGATGAACGGATCCGGCGGGAAACCGCTGAACTGGACCAGTTCATGAAGCTCTGGGCAGAGTTCGACCCCACCCTGGTGCAGATCAAGCAAGTGGAGATCCTCACCCGCAACATCGCCGGAACGCAGGTTCCCGTGCTGGGCCGGATCGATTTTGAGCTGAGGGATTACGACCTCTTCAGCGCGCCTTCCTGGTATCTGGACGGCATCGAAATGGTGAAGGGCCTGGCCACGCTGCAGGTGGAGCGGGACGTCTTCTGGCGCAAGATGCAGATCCTGGAATATGTGCGCAAGAAGACCACCCAAAAGGTGAATCTCTACGAAAAGGTGCAGATCCCGGCCTTCGAAGACGCCATCCTGAAGATCAAGCGCTTCCTGGAGGACGAGGAAAACCTCTCCAAGGCCGCGCAGAAGATCCTTAAGGGCCGCACCGCCAAGGAGGCCGTGGCATGA
- a CDS encoding DUF2752 domain-containing protein codes for MRLRLERTATRFPGGRGPVLILLFSLSGYVALHLLLEAGLRLCWFRALTGINCPTCGLSRAFLALFRGRFLQAFLSNPFMLSFTLLVLLQLFSTVAFKRRLALEATARERKLLLAFFLALFLLNWAWLIFLAPLA; via the coding sequence ATGCGCCTTCGTCTGGAAAGGACCGCCACCCGCTTCCCCGGCGGACGGGGCCCTGTCCTCATCCTGCTTTTCTCGCTGAGCGGCTATGTGGCCCTGCATCTGCTGCTGGAAGCCGGATTGAGGCTCTGCTGGTTCCGCGCCCTCACCGGCATCAATTGTCCCACCTGCGGGCTCTCCCGCGCTTTTTTGGCCCTCTTCCGCGGCCGCTTCCTCCAGGCTTTTCTCTCCAATCCCTTCATGCTGTCCTTCACCCTCTTGGTGTTACTGCAGCTCTTTTCCACCGTGGCTTTCAAACGCCGCCTGGCCCTTGAGGCCACCGCCCGCGAACGCAAGCTTCTCCTGGCCTTCTTCCTTGCCCTCTTTCTGCTCAACTGGGCCTGGCTGATCTTCTTGGCGCCCCTCGCCTGA
- a CDS encoding TetR/AcrR family transcriptional regulator codes for MELTPRQDDIVQAAIALIARRGYKFLTTKNLARELKLTEAALYRHFASKDDLIVKILDYFEALSCRILAEIENSELPPMEKVRRFVLDRYQLFSTHRDLAKVMFSEELFQYDPACATRMDRISGTHRDSVLYYLREAQARGVVDPSHDPGQLFRVIVGSMRFLVTQWNLSGQNFDLVDEGEKLFATIRKLVELRS; via the coding sequence ATGGAACTCACTCCGAGACAAGACGATATAGTGCAGGCGGCGATCGCCCTGATCGCCCGCAGGGGTTATAAATTCCTCACAACCAAGAATCTCGCCCGGGAGCTCAAGCTCACCGAAGCCGCGCTGTATCGCCATTTTGCCAGCAAAGACGACCTGATAGTAAAGATCCTGGATTATTTTGAAGCCCTTTCCTGCCGCATCCTGGCCGAGATCGAGAATTCGGAACTGCCGCCGATGGAGAAGGTCCGCCGCTTCGTTCTGGACCGCTACCAGCTATTCAGCACCCATCGCGATCTGGCCAAGGTGATGTTTTCAGAGGAATTGTTCCAATACGATCCCGCCTGCGCCACCCGCATGGACCGGATCTCAGGCACACACAGGGATTCCGTGCTCTACTACCTGCGCGAGGCCCAGGCCAGAGGCGTCGTCGATCCCAGCCACGATCCCGGCCAGTTGTTCCGGGTGATCGTTGGCTCCATGCGTTTTTTGGTGACCCAGTGGAATCTGAGCGGGCAGAACTTTGACCTGGTGGACGAGGGCGAAAAGCTGTTTGCAACCATCAGGAAGCTTGTGGAATTGCGGTCATGA
- a CDS encoding DUF4190 domain-containing protein produces the protein MDIYTNDQIPSPQPEQPETHPQRPEPHRGMLVLIFGIIGLFTCAIFSILAWIFGNEDLKKMESGRMDPAGRDTTNAGRILGIIGVALNVLGLLAGLVGAIFMFGLTMAGMKGLF, from the coding sequence ATGGACATCTACACCAACGACCAAATCCCCAGCCCGCAGCCTGAGCAGCCTGAAACCCACCCTCAGCGCCCGGAACCCCACCGCGGCATGCTGGTGCTCATCTTTGGGATCATCGGCCTCTTCACCTGCGCGATCTTCTCCATCCTGGCCTGGATCTTCGGCAATGAAGACCTCAAAAAGATGGAATCCGGCCGCATGGACCCCGCCGGCCGCGACACCACCAACGCCGGACGCATCCTGGGCATCATCGGCGTGGCCCTGAACGTGCTTGGCCTCCTGGCCGGACTGGTGGGGGCCATCTTCATGTTCGGCCTCACCATGGCCGGAATGAAAGGCCTGTTCTGA
- the hcp gene encoding hydroxylamine reductase: protein MFCYQCQETALNKGCTMRGVCGKSPELCHLFDLYIHALKGIAYASVQLAKKDVYHPEDALVVMGGLFRTITNANWDLDQITGLITAAIALRDQRKLELGWEAGTICPTCPDAATFQVKPEDYDAYGQKVGVLATENEDIRSLRETVIYGLKGISAYGEHAWMLGYSSDEVNKFLMEALAATVDNKLTAEELTALVVKTGEYAVKVMELLDRANTETYGVPEPTEVDLGVGTRPGILVSGHDLKDFEELLQQTEDQGIDIYTHSEMLPANYYPAFKKYKHFHGNYGSSWWHQLEDFENFNGPILMTTNCIVPLRGEQTYLDRFFTTGMTGYPGATHIPERKPGQQKDFSAIIAKAKTCQPPKEIETGTLTGGFNHRTVMAMADQVVEAVKSGAIKKFVVMAGCDGRMPKRKYFTEVAEKLPQDAVILTAGCAKYRYIKLPLGDINGIPRVLDAGQCNDSYSLAIIALKLKEAFGLDDVNKLPLAFDIAWYEQKAVAVLLALLYLGFKNIRLGPTLPGFLSPNVAKVIIDTFGLQPTTDADSDVAAIMA from the coding sequence ATGTTTTGCTACCAATGCCAGGAAACAGCCCTCAACAAAGGCTGCACCATGCGCGGAGTCTGCGGAAAATCTCCCGAGCTCTGCCACCTTTTCGACCTCTACATCCACGCGCTGAAAGGCATCGCCTACGCCTCGGTGCAACTGGCCAAGAAAGACGTCTATCATCCCGAGGACGCCCTGGTTGTGATGGGCGGCCTCTTCCGCACCATCACCAACGCCAACTGGGATCTGGACCAGATCACCGGACTGATCACCGCAGCCATCGCCCTGCGCGACCAGCGCAAACTGGAGCTGGGCTGGGAAGCCGGCACCATCTGCCCCACCTGCCCGGATGCCGCCACGTTTCAGGTGAAACCTGAGGATTACGATGCCTATGGCCAAAAGGTTGGCGTGCTGGCCACCGAGAACGAAGACATCCGCTCCCTGCGCGAAACCGTTATCTATGGCCTCAAAGGCATCTCCGCCTACGGCGAACACGCCTGGATGCTTGGCTACTCCAGCGATGAAGTGAACAAATTCCTCATGGAGGCGCTGGCCGCCACCGTCGACAACAAGCTCACAGCCGAAGAACTCACCGCCCTCGTGGTCAAAACCGGCGAATACGCCGTGAAGGTGATGGAGCTTCTGGACAGGGCCAACACCGAGACCTACGGCGTTCCGGAACCCACCGAGGTGGATCTGGGCGTGGGAACCAGGCCCGGCATCCTCGTCAGCGGACACGACCTCAAGGATTTTGAGGAACTGCTGCAGCAGACGGAGGACCAGGGCATCGACATCTACACCCACAGCGAGATGCTGCCCGCCAACTATTACCCCGCCTTCAAGAAGTATAAACACTTCCACGGCAACTACGGCTCCTCCTGGTGGCACCAACTGGAGGATTTTGAGAACTTCAACGGACCCATCCTGATGACCACCAACTGCATCGTGCCCCTGCGCGGCGAACAGACCTATCTGGACCGCTTCTTCACCACCGGCATGACCGGATATCCCGGCGCCACCCACATCCCGGAACGCAAACCCGGCCAGCAGAAAGACTTCAGCGCCATCATCGCCAAAGCCAAAACCTGCCAGCCGCCCAAGGAGATCGAGACCGGCACCCTCACTGGCGGATTCAACCACCGCACTGTGATGGCGATGGCCGACCAGGTGGTCGAGGCCGTCAAATCCGGCGCCATCAAGAAATTTGTGGTCATGGCAGGTTGCGACGGACGCATGCCCAAGCGCAAATACTTCACCGAAGTGGCGGAAAAGCTGCCCCAAGACGCCGTGATCCTCACTGCCGGCTGCGCCAAATACCGCTACATCAAACTCCCCCTGGGCGACATCAACGGCATCCCGCGCGTGCTCGACGCCGGCCAGTGCAACGATTCCTACTCTTTGGCCATCATCGCTCTCAAGCTGAAGGAAGCCTTCGGCTTGGACGATGTGAACAAGCTTCCCCTGGCCTTCGACATCGCCTGGTACGAACAAAAAGCCGTGGCCGTGCTGCTCGCCCTGCTCTATCTGGGCTTCAAGAACATCCGCCTCGGGCCCACCCTGCCCGGTTTCCTTTCACCCAACGTGGCGAAAGTGATCATCGATACCTTCGGCCTCCAGCCCACCACCGACGCCGATTCCGACGTCGCCGCCATCATGGCCTGA
- a CDS encoding cupin domain-containing protein → MNSRSWKDNNPVLDREGVTGTKIYTQTEGEIVHMRLTPGAHLKSHITPVNVAFYVLDGAATLTIGDEEETFPKDTIIDSPKDIPHAVTNKGDSDLRLLVIKMPKP, encoded by the coding sequence ATGAACAGCAGAAGCTGGAAAGACAACAACCCCGTCCTGGACCGGGAAGGGGTTACCGGAACCAAGATCTACACCCAAACCGAAGGTGAGATCGTGCACATGCGCCTGACCCCGGGCGCCCACCTCAAATCCCACATCACCCCCGTGAACGTAGCTTTTTACGTGCTGGATGGCGCCGCCACGCTCACCATTGGCGATGAAGAGGAAACCTTTCCCAAAGACACCATCATCGACAGCCCGAAGGACATCCCGCACGCGGTTACCAACAAAGGTGACAGCGATCTGCGCCTCCTCGTGATCAAAATGCCCAAACCATAA
- a CDS encoding DUF2764 domain-containing protein, which translates to MRTQYYYFVTGLPALSIDDSKSQLSTAQFLAEAKNHLTAKDFRLLLLLCLPEDADDLARIMHGSENEGRPVGEGSRDFWKGYLERMKARAAGSSEALPKDYRVYPEFWHEAVLAAYSAEEMPPQLDTRHRLLAGSYEYCAGLGNKFLSQWFEFNRDLQNILTAINGRAHEVDYSRWLVGSGELVEKLAKSNAADFGLGKGHELFESVQRVWEQNNILYRERGYDILRWKWIENHNFFNYFNADRVLGYYAQLRIVERWLNLDPGYGREMFQDTMDALSGSFVFPDIFKVKSIKS; encoded by the coding sequence ATGCGCACCCAGTATTACTACTTCGTGACGGGTCTGCCGGCGCTGTCCATCGACGACAGCAAGAGCCAGCTGAGCACCGCGCAATTCCTCGCCGAGGCCAAAAACCATCTTACGGCGAAGGATTTCCGGCTGCTGCTGCTGCTTTGCCTGCCGGAGGACGCCGACGACCTGGCCCGGATCATGCATGGTAGCGAAAACGAGGGCCGGCCGGTGGGGGAAGGTTCCCGGGATTTCTGGAAGGGCTACCTGGAGCGGATGAAGGCCCGGGCGGCGGGTTCCAGCGAGGCGCTGCCCAAAGATTACAGGGTTTATCCGGAGTTCTGGCACGAGGCCGTCCTGGCGGCCTATTCCGCCGAGGAAATGCCTCCCCAGTTGGACACCCGGCACAGGCTGCTGGCGGGTTCCTATGAATACTGCGCGGGGTTGGGCAACAAATTCCTCAGCCAGTGGTTCGAATTCAACCGCGACCTGCAAAACATCCTCACCGCCATCAACGGTCGCGCCCACGAGGTGGATTATTCCCGCTGGCTGGTGGGAAGCGGCGAGCTGGTGGAAAAGCTGGCGAAAAGCAACGCCGCGGATTTTGGCCTCGGCAAGGGCCACGAGCTCTTCGAAAGCGTCCAGCGCGTCTGGGAGCAAAACAACATCCTCTACCGCGAACGCGGCTACGACATCCTGCGCTGGAAATGGATCGAAAACCACAATTTCTTCAACTATTTCAACGCCGACCGCGTGCTGGGCTATTACGCCCAGCTGCGCATCGTGGAACGCTGGCTGAACCTGGATCCCGGCTATGGCAGGGAAATGTTTCAGGATACGATGGACGCGCTGTCCGGCAGCTTCGTCTTTCCGGATATCTTCAAAGTAAAATCGATAAAATCATAG
- a CDS encoding V-type ATP synthase subunit A — translation MTKGTVKGIISNLVQVEVDGPVSQNEICYIDLEGTKLMAEVIKVTGKIAYTQVFESTRGLRPGYPVEFSDRMLEVKLGPGMLSKNYDGLQDDLNKMEGMFLTRGEYTDPLDEDSSWEFEPLAKAGDEVIPGDWLGSVQENWINHKIMVPFKLEGKFRLKSVAAAGKYKLTDTIAVITDADGQDQELNMIQYWPVKLPIRAYESKPRPFKMMETGVRTIDTLNPIAEGGTGFTPGPFGTGKTVLQHSISQNAEADLIIVAACGERANEVVELFTEFPELDDPRTGRKLMERTIIICNTSNMPVAAREASVYTAMSIAEYYRSMGLKVLLLADSTSRWAQALREMSNRMEELPGPDAYPMDLPAIISNFYSRAGYVYLNNGQAGSITFIGAVSPAGGNLKEPVTESTKKAARCFYSLSQDRADSKRYPAVDPIDSYSKYLEYDEVIEYLNANIAPGWVESVTKAKDILLRGKEAKDQINILGDDGVPLEYHGRFWKSELVDRIILVQDGFDPVDKSTPIKRQAYMLNLVLKTCDTPLAFDNYEELQPYYTKLINALRQMNYQPFESDDFKRYESELQKILEERRAK, via the coding sequence ATGACCAAAGGCACCGTTAAAGGAATAATCAGCAACCTGGTTCAGGTGGAGGTGGACGGCCCGGTCTCCCAGAACGAGATCTGCTACATCGACCTGGAAGGCACGAAGCTGATGGCCGAAGTGATCAAGGTGACCGGCAAGATCGCCTACACGCAGGTGTTCGAGAGCACCCGCGGCCTGAGGCCTGGCTACCCGGTGGAATTTTCCGACCGCATGCTGGAAGTGAAGCTGGGGCCTGGCATGCTCTCCAAGAACTACGACGGCCTCCAGGACGACCTGAACAAGATGGAGGGCATGTTCCTCACCCGCGGCGAATACACCGATCCGCTGGACGAAGACAGCAGCTGGGAGTTCGAGCCGCTTGCCAAGGCAGGCGACGAGGTGATCCCCGGCGACTGGCTGGGCTCCGTTCAGGAAAACTGGATCAACCACAAGATCATGGTACCCTTCAAGCTGGAAGGCAAATTCCGGCTGAAAAGCGTGGCGGCGGCGGGCAAATACAAGCTCACCGACACCATCGCCGTGATCACCGACGCCGACGGGCAGGACCAGGAACTGAACATGATCCAGTATTGGCCGGTGAAACTGCCCATCCGGGCCTATGAATCCAAGCCGCGGCCCTTCAAGATGATGGAAACCGGCGTGCGCACCATCGACACGCTCAACCCCATCGCCGAGGGCGGCACAGGCTTCACCCCGGGCCCCTTCGGAACCGGCAAGACCGTGCTCCAGCACAGCATTTCCCAAAACGCCGAGGCCGACCTCATCATCGTGGCCGCCTGCGGCGAACGCGCCAACGAAGTGGTGGAGCTCTTCACCGAATTTCCCGAACTGGACGACCCCCGCACCGGCCGCAAGCTGATGGAACGCACCATCATCATCTGCAACACCTCGAACATGCCGGTGGCGGCGCGCGAGGCCTCGGTTTACACCGCCATGTCCATCGCCGAATATTACCGCAGCATGGGCCTGAAAGTATTGCTGCTGGCGGACTCCACCTCCCGCTGGGCCCAAGCCCTGCGCGAGATGAGCAACCGCATGGAAGAACTTCCGGGCCCGGACGCCTATCCCATGGACCTCCCGGCCATCATCTCGAACTTCTATTCCCGCGCGGGCTACGTCTATCTGAACAACGGCCAGGCCGGCTCCATCACCTTCATCGGGGCCGTGTCGCCCGCCGGCGGAAACCTCAAGGAACCCGTAACGGAATCCACCAAAAAGGCCGCCCGCTGCTTCTACTCCCTCTCCCAGGACCGCGCCGACAGCAAACGCTACCCCGCCGTCGATCCCATCGATTCTTACTCCAAATACCTCGAATACGACGAGGTGATCGAATATCTGAACGCCAACATCGCGCCCGGCTGGGTGGAGAGCGTCACCAAGGCCAAGGACATCCTCCTGCGCGGCAAAGAGGCCAAAGACCAGATCAACATCCTGGGCGACGACGGCGTCCCCCTGGAGTACCACGGCCGCTTCTGGAAAAGCGAGTTGGTGGACCGCATCATCCTGGTGCAGGACGGCTTCGACCCCGTGGACAAATCCACCCCCATCAAGCGCCAGGCCTATATGCTCAACCTCGTGCTCAAGACCTGCGACACCCCGCTGGCCTTCGACAACTATGAGGAACTCCAGCCCTATTACACCAAACTGATCAACGCCCTGCGGCAGATGAACTATCAGCCCTTTGAAAGCGATGATTTTAAGAGATACGAGTCCGAACTTCAGAAGATACTTGAGGAAAGGAGGGCTAAGTAA